A stretch of the Drosophila sulfurigaster albostrigata strain 15112-1811.04 chromosome 2L, ASM2355843v2, whole genome shotgun sequence genome encodes the following:
- the LOC133850294 gene encoding L-2-hydroxyglutarate dehydrogenase, mitochondrial, producing MSQLLRQIGVHRCSLRFNQLGGSTSRATTQIQDRQRRWQHNNSNRDYDLVVVGGGIVGAASAREILLRHPSLKIAVLEKEPKLAMHQSGHNSGVIHAGIYYKPGTLKARLCVEGLHLAYKYLDEHQIPYKKVGKLIVATDAREVELLKDLEQRGIANKVPDLRMIEGDEIQEIEPYCRGLKALHSPHTGIVDWGLVTQHYGEDFKRAGGDIYLDFKVTKFSETKEGNAGDYPVTIHGGKPHQTVRTRNVLTCGGLQSDLLAELTGCPRSPRIVPFRGEYLLLSKEKQHMVRGNIYPVPDPRFPFLGVHFTPRMDGSIWLGPNAVLALKREGYTWSDINLFELFDALRYPGFLKMASKYIGFGLSEMSKSAFINLQVKALQKYIPEVTEYDIERGPAGVRAQALDLSGNLVDDFVFDRGEGSGPLAKRVLHCRNAPSPGATSSLAIAKMIADKIETEFAIGKSSC from the exons ATGTCCCAGCTGCTCAGACAAATAGGCGTCCATCGCTGCTCGCTACGCTTCAATCAGCTGGGAGGATCGACGTCGAGGGCAACAACCCAAATTCAGGACAGACAGCGCCGCtggcagcacaacaacagcaatcg CGATTATGATCTTGTTGTCGTGGGCGGTGGCATTGTGGGCGCGGCCTCAGCGCGCGAAATACTGTTACGCCATCCATCACTGAAGATTGCCGTGCTGGAGAAGGAACCCAAGTTGGCCATGCACCAGAGTGGCCACAACTCGGGTGTCATTCATGCGGGAATCTACTATAAACCCGGCACATTGAAAGCTCGCCTTTGTGTGGAGGGTTTGCACCTGGCTTACAAGTATCTGGATGAGCATCAGATTCCCTACAAGAAGGTGGGTAAACTCATTGTGGCCACCGATGCCCGGGAAGTCGAATTGCTCAAGGATCTGGAGCAGCGTGGCATAGCGAATAAGGTGCCCGATTTGCGTATGATTGAAGGAGATGAGATTCAGGAGATTGAACCCTATTGCCGCGGCTTGAAGGCACTCCACAGTCCACACACTGGCATTGTGGATTGGGGTCTGGTTACCCAGCATTATGGCGAGGACTTTAAGCGCGCTGGCGGCGACATTTACCTGGACTTTAAGGTGACCAAGTTCTCGGAGACCAAGGAAGGCAACGCTGGCGATTATCCAGTGACCATTCATGGTGGCAAACCGCATCAAACAGTGCGCACTCGTAACGTCTTGACTTGTGGTGGCCTCCAGTCGGATCTTTTGGCTGAATTGACCGGCTGTCCTCGTTCCCCCCGCATTGTGCCCTTCCGTGGCGAGTACTTGCTACTCTCCAAGGAGAAGCAACACATGGTGCGTGGCAACATTTATCCAGTGCCCGATCCCCGCTTCCCCTTCCTCGGTGTGCACTTCACGCCCCGCATGGACGGCTCCATCTGGCTGGGACCCAATGCTGTGTTGGCGCTCAAGCGCGAAGGCTACAC GTGGAGTGATATCAATCTCTTTGAGCTCTTCGATGCCCTGCGCTATCCCGGCTTCCTCAAGATGGCCAGCAAATACATCGGCTTTGGCCTCAGCGAGATGAGCAAGTCGGCATTCATCAATCTTCAAGTGAAAGCACTGCAGAAATACATCCCTGAGGTCACGGAGTATGACATTGAACGTGGCCCAGCTGGTGTGCGTGCCCAGGCTCTGGATTTGAGTGGCAATCTCGTGGATGACTTTGTGTTTGATCGTGGCGAGGGATCCGGACCGCTGGCCAAGCGTGTGCTGCACTGCCGCAATGCCCCATCTCCTGGTGCCACCAGCAGCTTGGCCATTGCCAAGATGATAGCCGACAAAATCGAAACTGAATTCGCTATAGGAAAGAGCAGCTGTTAG
- the LOC133850291 gene encoding transport and Golgi organization protein 6 — MINIAKYFALLEKLSFEHALANESKTQNSTNSPQTSASITDNLKHLEKYVLLDVAQQLQELCNALGVEEKIDTNDNTINCYIIRLLHVLHTLSSNINFHSDAREDLISVAHLKLCIQTTQELSYYALRCQLHQDFYKSPVFKNFSNNDLSIPTSLLLLSIQFFITRLLPIRQLNIANAMELVQRDLLAAIMSLRTQQLPVEQQSQLNAALSYLWQNESKADFFRHVLLLKATPQLSPQLAKQLHQQLLHKLSLPHGFASLIAALHTASQNLDSTRSAEVVAHIVAQRGYSPRLQQQLIEQIFDYCRLQLSNVNSMIYGVLSLRRLCELNETNRASIEHILTAHCQPLVQPEDLLSGLIIWEQSELTACLQLWQQLFCSSSVACLPSSLLIPYIPLLLQLHEQLPAGDERKSVSALISRCLDNRDAELELPQQLQRLLSWQLDENPPWQSLHQHVALEKETLQVKVQQAELVEQRDYTPSHTMCSLLMSDNNHALTSKVFLALLRLMLQQLSEGSSIGLLSNEEELAHFLQSKYQLKMQLLVALELLVWHPPLKAQLAQTQSKQFMQLLSELLQQRLSNQKPTVEADQTLLVCLMLLQELLESSEQLQLAESTQRLLKPLQQLAAQTPNELVKQATRSLLSLLLGDRVSTQPTADRSAFQTARELIEQKKPHLQVYGIQLIVQALRNKDVEFTSQCHRILALALETLKSNQESYTFLNCVRLFVALVHIMESEVLDLLSAEYLAETAQLDYRLLVGEAILKSAQEIGPLCYRYKIVLLNCFLHGTKSPLDELRTSSYANLAQLCRLLAYQVHSFFQELLQLINDELSFGSYLPAKRGALLVLAELLAGMENLLDYQDILLPVYRLLRAIEANEDADPQMRQHAANGLKTLNAKCREMLQTSVDPLEQMQREIKVLGIKEPVASSSKKQRHILELN, encoded by the exons ATGATTAACATAGCGAAATACTTTGCATTACTTGAGAAATTAAGCTTCGAGCATGCATTGG CAAACGAAAGTAAAACCCAGAACTCGACTAATTCACCACAAACGTCGGCTTCTATTACTGACAATTTGAAACACTTGGAGAAATACGTACTACTCGATGTTGCCCAGCAGTTGCAGGAGCTGTGCAACGCCTTGGGCGTAGAAGAAAAGATTGACACAAATGACAACACCATCAACTGCTACATAATACGACTGCTGCACGTGTTGCACACGTTGTCCTCGAACATCAATTTCCACAGCGATGCTCGAGAGGATCTGATCTCTGTGGCGCATTTAAAGCTCTGCATCCAGACGACCCAAGAGTTGTCCTACTATGCGCTGCGCTGTCAACTGCACCAGGATTTCTACAAATCGCCCGTTTTCAAAAACTTCAGCAACAATGACTTATCGATTCCAACCTCGCTACTCCTGCTAAGCATTCAGTTCTTTATTACACGTCTGCTGCCCATTCGCCAGCTGAATATTGCCAACGCCATGGAGCTGGTGCAGCGGGATCTGCTGGCAGCCATCATGAGTCTACGCACACAGCAATTGCCAGTGGAGCAACAATCCCAATTGAATGCAGCACTTTCGTATTTATGGCAAAACGAATCCAAGGCGGACTTCTTTCGTCACGTCCTGTTGCTGAAGGCAACGCCACAACTTTCACCTCAACTCGCCAAGCAACTGCACCAACAACTATTACACAAATTGAGCTTGCCCCATGGATTTGCCAGCTTAATTGCGGCACTACACACGGCATCCCAAAATCTTGACAGCACGCGCAGTGCAGAAGTTGTGGCGCATATTGTGGCACAACGCGGCTACTCGCCAcgtttgcagcagcagctcatcgAACAGATCTTCGACTACTGTCGTCTACAACTCTCGAACGTCAACAGCATGATTTATGGCGTGTTGAGTCTGCGACGTCTCTGTGAACTCAATGAAACGAATCGAGCGAGTATCGAACACATTTTAACTGCTCATTGCCAGCCGCTTGTCCAGCCTGAAGATTTGCTCAGTGGACTGATCATTTGGGAGCAATCAGAACTAACGGCATGCCTTCAACTCTGGCAGCAACTCTTCTGCAGCTCCAGTGTGGCATGTTTACCCAGCTCGCTGTTGATTCCTTACattccgctgctgctgcagctccaTGAACAGTTGCCAGCTGGAGATGAAAGGAAATCAGTGTCTGCTTTGATCAGTCGCTGTCTGGACAACAGGGATGCCGAGCTGGAGCTGCCCCAGCAATTGCAACGTCTGCTCAGCTGGCAGCTAGACGAGAACCCGCCTTGGCAATCGCTACATCAACACGTTGCTTTAGAAAAGGAAACGCTACAAGTGAAGGTACAACAGGCGGAGCTTGTCGAGCAACGGGATTACACTCCCAGTCACACGATGTGCTCGCTTCTGATGTCGGACAACAATCATGCGCTCACCAGCAAAGTGTTTCTCGCACTGCTGCGTTTAATGCTGCAACAACTAAGCGAAGGATCATCCATTGGGCTGCTCTCCAACGAAGAAGAGTTGGCGCATTTTCTGCAATCGAAATACCAGCTGAAGATGCAGCTGCTGGTGGCCCTTGAGCTGCTTGTGTGGCATCCGCCGCTCAAGGCGCAATTAGCACAAACACAGAGTAAACAATTCATGCAGCTGCTCAGCgagttgctgcagcagcgttTGTCCAATCAAAAGCCAACTGTCGAAGCAGATCAAACACTTCTTGTCTGCTTAATGCTGCTACAGGAGTTGTTGGAAAGCAgtgagcaactgcagctggcGGAGAGCACTCAACGACTGCTCAAGCCTTTGCAGCAGCTGGCTGCCCAGACGCCCAATGAGCTGGTGAAGCAGGCAACGCGGTCGCTGTTGAGTCTGCTGCTTGGTGATAGAGTTTCCACTCAGCCAACTGCTGATCGATCGGCCTTCCAAACAGCACGCGAGCTCATCGAACAGAAGAAGCCACATCTGCAGGTCTATGGCATCCAGCTGATAGTCCAGGCTTTGCGCAACAAGGATGTGGAGTTTACTTCACAATGCCATCGCATTTTGGCCTTAGCTTTGGAGACTTTAAAGAGCAACCAAGAGTCGTATACATTCCTCAATTGCGTGCGCCTGTTTGTGGCGTTGGTGCACATCATGGAGTCGGAGGTGCTGGACTTGCTCAGCGCTGAGTATTTGGCGGAGACGGCGCAACTCGACTATCGTCTGTTGGTAGGCGAAGCAATACTCAAGTCAGCCCAGGAAATTG GTCCACTTTGCTATCGCTATAAGATTGTGCTGCTCAACTGCTTTCTGCATGGCACCAAGTCACCTTTAGATGAGTTGCGCACCTCGTCCTATGCCAATCTGGCGCAGTTGTGTCGTCTGCTTGCATATCAGGTGCACAGCTTCTTCCAGGAGTTGCTGCAACTCATCAACGATGAGCTAAGCTTTGGCAGCTATTTGCCTGCCAAGCGTGGCGCTTTGCTGGTGCTCGCAGAACTTTTGGCAGGCATGGAAAATCTGCTGGACTATCAGGATATATTGTTGCCAGTCTATCGACTTCTGCGCGCCATCGAAGCGAATGAGGATGCCGATCCACAGATGCGTCAACATGCTGCCAATGGCTTGAAGACATTGAATGCCAAGTGTCGAGAAATGTTGCAGACGAGCGTTGATCCCTTAGAGCAAATGCAACGCGAGATTAAAGTGCTGGGCATAAAGGAGCCAGTTGCCTCCTCATCTAAGAAGCAACGACACATTCTCGAGTTGAACtaa
- the LOC133850292 gene encoding LOW QUALITY PROTEIN: zinc finger and BTB domain-containing protein 16-A (The sequence of the model RefSeq protein was modified relative to this genomic sequence to represent the inferred CDS: deleted 1 base in 1 codon), giving the protein MPAHCAVVNCSDKYVHSGSISFHRFPFKRKDLLQKWKEFTQRSGQWMPSKWSAVCSRHFVDADFSCCNNRKTLKKNAVPTVRVAATESLNVIVEQVTLPPPAAATTAPTETPPVSGTKSTCRFCGTSALNCVSFDKSFELFGMIQKCFPTLQILQDDTLPLPKDICGDCCRQLERFSQFCDVVMLAQSELQRKYRRQLKIKQEPVVRVKQEACESIDNLFPDELDMGLEEHEQEADDETEHKFPFCDFPMLNAQDIINNCDIMEIINLDDPFINITDDADPVNAASATLPALPSVNEMLQSELLTEEHNYAKEDWQLPALQQYKTEKVECVESQATSTAEQAATAEATTRSSKPIVTNVSQIPHPMLCKLLPPPPPPPTTTATTTSSKPNIVVLNDSVVKSSAFRLHNCTLCTTKFFTAESLNQHYAQLHATPAETVTPMVSVPLEAAGAVAAATPATAAYWQSDLLPPQLPAKKKIDILDMQRSFLHHNDLIAAAALPTSTSDSTSVASCNAATSTQPHNAYAQFAEIYRRCRLRLRHQSKRAVRLRLLRCGQCTLGFGNVQQLLLHRQRKRHFVLPPPRTFAVKCPGCQRLLRTRLALRQHMRYICHKLPLRNARLQSYKCRHCRSISFTHWRFYRRHELKCRLRQPRVKTASPSKGATKRRPLPLPAKRATHNCPDCEKTFSSQTGLKQHRITHTSERRYKCSICDRVFKRRNGLSQHVKGYHLQLKPHQCPVCQHRYALKCDMLRCRHSQRRGANDNQKT; this is encoded by the exons ATGCCCGCCCACTGTGCGGTAGTCAACTGTAGCGACAAATACGTACATTCCGGCAGCATTTCCTTCCACAG ATTTCCGTTTAAGCGTAAGGATTTGCTGCAAAAATGGAAGGAATTCACACAGCGCAGTGGCCAATGGATGCCCTCGAAGTGGAGCGCCGTCTGCAGCCGTCACTTTGTCGATGCCGACTTCAGTTGCTGCAACAATCGTAAGACACTC AAAAAGAATGCGGTGCCCACGGTGCGAGTGGCAGCGACCGAGTCACTCAACGTGATTGTGGAGCAGGTGACGCTGCCAccgccagcagcagccacaacagcaccAACAGAGACGCCGCCTGTCAGTGGCACAAAGAGCACTTGCCGCTTTTGTGGCACTTCAGCCTTGAACTGCGTCTCCTTCGACAAGAGCTTTGAACTCTTCGGCATGATACAAAAGTGCTTTCCCACGCTACAAATACTGCAGGACGACACACTGCCGCTGCCCAAGGACATCTGTGGCGACTGCTGCCGCCAACTGGAACGTTTCTCGCAGTTCTGCGATGTTGTGATGTTGGCGCAAAGTGAACTCCAGCGCAAATATCGCCGCCAGCTGAAGATCAAGCAGGAGCCAGTGGTGCGTGTGAAGCAGGAGGCATGCGAGAGCATTGACAATCTATTTCCTGACGAACTGGATATGGGACTGGAAGAGCACGAGCAGGAGGCCGATGATGAGACGGAGCACAAGTTTCCATTCTGTGATTTTCCCATGCTCAATGCGCAGGACATTATCAATAATTGTGACATCATGGAGATTATCAATCTGGATGATCCATTCATCAACATTACAGACGACGCAGATCCGGTTAATGCAGCCTCCGCAACTCTGCCTGCTTTGCCTAGCGTTAATGAGATGCTGCAGTCAGAGCTGCTCACCGAGGAACACAACTACGCCAAGGAGGATTGGCAGCTGCCGGCGTTGCAACAATACAAAACCGAGAAGGTGGAATGCGTCGAGAGTCAAGCGACGTCTACAGCCGAGCAAGCAGCCACAGCTGAAGCAACGACGCGCAGCTCGAAGCCAATTGTGACGAATGTCAGCCAGATTCCACATCCCATGCTCTGCAAgctgctgccaccgccacctccgccgccaacaacaacagcaacaacaacgagcagcaAACCCAACATTGTGGTGCTCAACGATAGCGTTGTCAAATCCTCCGCCTTTCGGCTGCACAATTGCACTTTGTGCACCACCAAGTTCTTCACCGCCGAGAGCCTCAATCAGCACTATGCACAGCTGCATGCCACACCCGCCGAGACAGTGACGCCCATGGTCAGTGTGCCACTGGAGGCAGCCGgcgctgtggcagcagcaactccagCTACTGCCGCCTATTGGCAATCGGATTTGTTGCCACCTCAGCTGCCGGCCAAGAAGAAGATCGACATACTCGACATGCAGCGCAGTTTCTTGCATCACAACGATCTCATTGCGGCAGCAGCGCTGCCCACCTCCACCTCAGACTCCACCTCCGTTGCATCCTGCAATGCGGCAACCAGCACGCAACCGCATAACGCATACGCCCAGTTCGCCGAAATCTATCGGCGCTGTCGCCTGCGGTTGCGCCACCAAAGCAAACGTGCCGTGCGCCTTCGCCTGCTGCGCTGTGGACAGTGCACGCTTGGATTTGGCAACgtgcaacagctgctgttgcatcgCCAGCGCAAGCGGCACTTTGTGCTGCCGCCGCCACGCACGTTTGCCGTCAAGTGTCCAGGTTGCCAGCGTCTGTTGCGCACTCGCCTCGCGTTGCGGCAACACATGCGCTACATCTGCCACAAGTTGCCGTTGCGCAATGCGCGCCTGCAGAGCTACAAGTGTCGCCACTGTCGCAGCATCAGTTTCACCCACTGGCGTTTCTATCGCCGGCATGAACTCAAGTGTCGTCTACGCCAACCTAGGGTCAAGACAGCATCACCCTCGAAAGGTGCCACAAAGCGTCgcccgttgccgttgccagcGAAACGTGCCACACACAACTGCCCCGATTGCGAGAAGACGTTCAGCTCGCAGACGGGACTCAAGCAGCATCGCATCACACACACTTCGGAGCGTCGCTACAAGTGCAGCATCTGTGATCGCGTCTTCAAGCGGCGCAACGGCCTCTCGCAGCACGTCAAGGGCTACCATCTGCAGCTGAAGCCGCATCAGTGTCCAGTCTGCCAGCATCGCTATGCTCTGAAGTGCGACATGTTGCGATGTCGCCACTCGCAACGACGCGGCGCCAACGACAACCAAAAAACCTAA